DNA from Leptospira langatensis:
TCTATTCGTTAACCGGCGAAAAAGAAAAAGCAGAAGACCTGATCCAGGAAGTGTTCCTAGTCTATACCGACAACCCGTCCAAATACGATCCCCGAAAAGCTTCCTTTTATACTTGGGGATCCGTAGTCGGAAGAAATCTCTACTACGGCGAACTCAGGAAGAAAAAGAGAATGTCCGTCCAAGACTCTGCAGAGATAGAGACAGTGGCTTCCGCCAACCGGGATCCCGGGTCCGAAATCGTGGACCTTTGGGAAGAGGAGCATAGGCTAAATTCTCTCTCGAACTGTATGCAATTATTGCCCGAAGAAGATAGACAACTCGTAGGGGAAAAGTTCCGAAATCAGGCCACTCTAGAGGGAATCGGTAGCATATTAGGGATTACGAAACGTTCTGTCAGTCGCAGATACGCAGATATTTTAAAAAGACTGAAGCGTTGTTTGGAGGGGAAGGGGGTTCGTTTATGAGTTCGATACAAGACAAGATCCGAAAATTCGAAACAGACCCCGATAGCTTCGACGAACTCGTTGCAGAATTTCTAATAAGTGAAAAAGAGGAGCAGGCCCAAGAATTATATGAGCTAATCATAGGTTCTAAGATCCTTAGAGCGAGATTCGAATCCTTAACAAAAATCCATAGAGGGGTCGAAAGGATCCATCACCCGATCTCTATTACTAGTAATAAATCTGCAAAATACAAAACAATTTTATATTCTGCAGCGGCAATCCTACTCTTCTCTCTCGGAGCTTATTTCTACTCGGCAAATCTCTTCTCTCCTAGTCCTTGGGAATCCGTCAAAACTCTTTCCTTCGGGGATTGCAAAGAAGAA
Protein-coding regions in this window:
- a CDS encoding RNA polymerase sigma factor, with product MQEPEHISEIYEKSKKALFVYFYSLTGEKEKAEDLIQEVFLVYTDNPSKYDPRKASFYTWGSVVGRNLYYGELRKKKRMSVQDSAEIETVASANRDPGSEIVDLWEEEHRLNSLSNCMQLLPEEDRQLVGEKFRNQATLEGIGSILGITKRSVSRRYADILKRLKRCLEGKGVRL